One Kitasatospora sp. NBC_01287 DNA window includes the following coding sequences:
- a CDS encoding phosphocholine-specific phospholipase C gives MTDINRRRLIQLAGSTAALSAMSTSIARAADIPANRGTGSLRDVEHIVVLMQENRSFDHYFGTLRGVRGFGDPRPVTLPSGKPVWYQWDGSKDVLPFHPGAENLGLQFLEDLAHDWNSGHQARNEGKYDQWVPAKTATTMAYLTRQDIPFHYALADAFTICDAYHCSLVGPTDPNRYYMWTGWTGNDGKGGGPVINNAEAGYSWTTYPERLEQAGVSWKIYQDIGNGLDANGGWGWIQDAYRGNYGDNSLLYFDQYRNAKPGEPLYDKARTGTDNKSGEGLFDRLTADVVGGTLPQVSWIVAPEAFTEHPNWPANYGAWYISQVLDALTADPEVWSRTALLITYDENDGFFDHVVPPYPPASAAEGQSTVATTGELFTPAAGDSATAGPYGLGQRVPMFVVSPWSKGGAVCSQTFDHTSIIRFIEQRFGVHEPNISPWRRAVCGDLTAAFDFRRPDAEVPGLPDTAGYLPPDQDRHAGYVPVPPADPALPKQEPGVRTARPLPYDLAADGRAGADGRLRIDFASHGAAGAHFLVTSATQPGGPWTYTAEARRQVSGTWTLAAGAYDVTVHGPNGFLRQFSGQAGTAGVEVTARHDGDSGQVELVLTNSGSAPVTVTVTDAYGNGNDHPATYRLRPGAHQRHTAHPHHGNGWYDLSVATAEQPGFLRRLAGHVETGRAGTSDPAIATT, from the coding sequence ATGACCGACATCAACCGCCGCCGGCTCATCCAACTGGCGGGCTCGACCGCCGCCCTCTCCGCGATGTCCACCAGCATCGCGCGCGCCGCGGACATCCCGGCCAACCGCGGCACCGGGAGCCTGCGCGACGTGGAGCACATCGTCGTGCTGATGCAGGAGAACCGTTCCTTCGACCACTACTTCGGCACCCTGCGCGGCGTGCGCGGCTTCGGCGACCCGCGACCGGTGACGCTGCCCAGCGGCAAGCCGGTCTGGTACCAGTGGGACGGCAGCAAGGACGTGCTGCCGTTCCACCCGGGCGCGGAGAACCTGGGACTGCAGTTCCTGGAGGACCTCGCGCACGACTGGAACAGCGGCCACCAGGCGCGCAACGAGGGCAAGTACGACCAGTGGGTGCCGGCCAAGACCGCCACCACGATGGCCTACCTGACCCGGCAGGACATCCCCTTCCACTACGCGCTGGCCGACGCGTTCACCATCTGCGACGCCTACCACTGCTCGCTGGTGGGCCCCACCGACCCGAACCGCTACTACATGTGGACGGGTTGGACCGGCAACGACGGCAAGGGCGGCGGCCCGGTCATCAACAACGCCGAGGCCGGCTACTCCTGGACCACCTACCCGGAGCGGCTGGAGCAGGCCGGCGTCTCCTGGAAGATCTACCAGGACATCGGCAACGGCCTGGACGCGAACGGCGGCTGGGGCTGGATACAGGATGCCTACCGGGGGAACTACGGCGACAACTCCCTGCTGTACTTCGACCAGTACCGCAACGCCAAGCCCGGCGAGCCGCTCTACGACAAGGCCCGCACCGGGACCGACAACAAGTCGGGCGAGGGCCTCTTCGACCGGCTGACGGCCGACGTGGTGGGCGGCACGCTGCCCCAGGTCTCCTGGATCGTGGCACCCGAGGCCTTCACCGAGCACCCCAACTGGCCGGCCAACTACGGCGCCTGGTACATCTCGCAGGTGCTGGACGCGCTGACCGCCGACCCCGAGGTGTGGAGCAGGACGGCCCTGCTGATCACCTACGACGAGAACGACGGCTTCTTCGACCACGTGGTACCGCCGTACCCGCCGGCCTCGGCGGCCGAGGGGCAGTCCACCGTGGCCACCACCGGGGAGCTCTTCACCCCGGCGGCCGGCGACTCCGCCACCGCCGGCCCGTACGGCCTGGGCCAGCGGGTGCCGATGTTCGTCGTCTCGCCGTGGAGCAAGGGCGGCGCTGTCTGCTCGCAGACCTTCGACCACACCTCGATCATCCGGTTCATCGAGCAGCGCTTCGGGGTGCACGAGCCGAACATCTCGCCCTGGCGCCGCGCGGTCTGCGGCGACCTGACGGCGGCCTTCGACTTCCGCCGCCCCGACGCCGAGGTGCCCGGCCTGCCCGACACCGCCGGCTACCTGCCGCCGGACCAGGACCGGCACGCCGGCTACGTGCCGGTGCCGCCGGCCGACCCGGCGCTGCCCAAGCAGGAGCCCGGGGTGCGCACCGCCCGCCCGCTGCCCTACGACCTGGCCGCCGACGGCCGGGCCGGCGCGGACGGCCGGCTGCGGATCGACTTCGCCAGCCACGGCGCGGCCGGCGCCCACTTCCTGGTGACCTCCGCGACCCAGCCCGGCGGCCCCTGGACCTACACCGCCGAGGCCCGGCGGCAGGTGTCGGGCACCTGGACGCTGGCCGCCGGCGCGTACGACGTCACCGTGCACGGCCCCAACGGCTTCCTGCGGCAGTTCAGCGGGCAGGCCGGCACCGCCGGCGTCGAGGTGACGGCCCGTCATGACGGGGACAGCGGGCAAGTGGAGCTGGTGCTGACCAACAGCGGATCCGCTCCGGTCACCGTCACCGTCACCGACGCCTACGGCAACGGCAACGACCACCCCGCCACCTACCGCCTGCGGCCGGGCGCCCACCAGCGCCACACGGCCCACCCGCACCACGGCAACGGCTGGTACGACCTGTCGGTGGCCACCGCCGAACAGCCCGGCTTCCTGCGCCGGCTGGCCGGGCACGTGGAGACCGGCCGGGCCGGCACCAGCGACCCGGCGATCGCCACCACCTGA
- a CDS encoding ABC transporter ATP-binding protein — MSTASPVIRTDALTKRFPAITALDQLTVEVQPGVVGLVGANGAGKSTLIKILLGLSPATSGGGEVLGLNIATEGSAIRELVGYMPEHDCLPPDVSATEFVVHMARMSGLPATAARERTADVLRHVGLYEERYRPMGGYSTGMKQRVKLAQALVHDPRLVLLDEPTNGLDPVGRDEMLGLIRKVHREFGISVLVTTHLLGELERTCDHLVVIDGGKLLRSSSTASFTEATQLLAVEVTDNAEGTADEQVQQRLAAAGLSVSPDGGHILLVELAGDDTYDLIRDTVADLGLGLVRLEQRRHRVAEIFTEPAGGSR; from the coding sequence GTGTCCACCGCGTCGCCAGTCATCAGAACGGACGCCCTCACCAAGCGGTTCCCCGCCATCACCGCGCTCGACCAGCTCACCGTAGAGGTGCAGCCGGGCGTGGTGGGGCTGGTGGGAGCCAACGGGGCGGGCAAGTCCACGCTCATCAAGATCCTGCTCGGGCTCTCACCCGCCACCTCGGGCGGCGGTGAGGTGCTCGGCCTGAACATCGCCACCGAGGGGTCGGCGATCCGCGAGCTCGTCGGCTACATGCCCGAGCACGACTGCCTGCCGCCGGACGTGTCCGCCACCGAGTTCGTGGTGCACATGGCCCGGATGTCCGGGCTGCCGGCCACCGCCGCGCGCGAGCGGACGGCCGACGTGCTGCGCCACGTCGGCCTGTACGAGGAGCGCTACCGCCCGATGGGCGGCTACTCCACCGGTATGAAGCAGCGGGTGAAGCTGGCCCAGGCGCTGGTCCACGACCCGCGGCTGGTGCTGCTGGACGAGCCGACCAACGGCCTCGACCCGGTCGGCCGGGACGAGATGCTCGGGCTGATCCGCAAGGTGCACCGCGAGTTCGGCATCTCGGTGCTGGTCACCACGCACCTGCTCGGCGAGCTGGAGCGGACCTGCGACCACCTGGTGGTGATCGACGGCGGCAAGTTGCTGCGCTCCTCCTCCACCGCCTCCTTCACCGAGGCCACCCAGCTGCTGGCCGTCGAGGTGACGGACAACGCGGAGGGCACCGCCGACGAGCAGGTCCAGCAGCGGCTGGCCGCCGCGGGGTTGAGCGTCAGCCCCGACGGCGGGCACATCCTGCTGGTCGAGCTCGCGGGCGACGACACCTACGACCTGATCCGCGACACCGTGGCCGACCTCGGCCTCGGCCTGGTCCGCCTGGAGCAGCGCCGCCACCGGGTCGCCGAGATCTTCACCGAGCCGGCCGGGGGCAGCCGATGA
- a CDS encoding DUF433 domain-containing protein: protein MSYEPKLAAALSGATLRQLSHWRRATGERGAVLVPEISASRPILYSFRDVVALRACVRLREEASLQKIRRALSTLREGLDEREHLSAYRLVAGGDTIYLADPDHAVDLVRSKGNVVIHDMVEVLAPFYRGGRRIPDLLEPRPHVSIDPAVRGGEPVVEGTRIPATEVAALLRDGVQPEQIGDYYPGVTAEAARDAADFADYVDSYEDAEIRQAAS from the coding sequence ATGTCGTACGAGCCCAAACTGGCTGCCGCGTTGTCCGGTGCGACCCTGCGGCAGCTGTCGCACTGGCGACGGGCCACCGGCGAGCGCGGCGCTGTCCTGGTGCCGGAGATCTCGGCGTCTCGTCCGATCCTCTACTCCTTTCGCGACGTGGTCGCCCTGCGAGCCTGTGTCCGCCTTCGCGAGGAGGCATCCCTGCAGAAGATCAGGCGGGCGCTGAGCACGTTGCGCGAGGGCCTCGACGAACGGGAACACCTCTCGGCCTACCGACTGGTCGCGGGCGGTGACACGATCTACCTGGCAGACCCGGACCACGCAGTGGACCTCGTGCGGAGCAAGGGCAATGTCGTCATCCACGACATGGTGGAGGTGCTTGCGCCCTTCTACCGTGGTGGTCGACGAATCCCGGACCTCCTTGAACCCCGGCCACACGTGTCCATCGACCCTGCCGTGCGAGGCGGCGAGCCAGTCGTCGAGGGGACACGCATCCCGGCGACAGAGGTCGCCGCTCTCCTACGGGACGGCGTGCAACCTGAGCAGATCGGCGACTACTACCCGGGCGTGACAGCAGAAGCAGCGCGCGACGCAGCGGACTTCGCCGACTATGTCGACAGTTACGAGGACGCGGAAATCCGGCAGGCAGCGTCTTGA
- a CDS encoding type II toxin-antitoxin system VapC family toxin: protein MSGTLVLDSEALSKLSRRHRDMTVWLDVARTLDLLVVTSAATLVEARDPRVPQAAFDHAVSLTKVRPITEEIARAASKLLAAEGLHGHKYAIDAMLAATAHLERGDVTVVTSDLDDLRRLCHPRVAVEPI, encoded by the coding sequence GTGAGCGGAACGCTCGTTCTCGACAGCGAGGCGCTCTCCAAACTCTCCCGCCGGCACCGCGATATGACGGTCTGGCTGGATGTAGCGCGAACCCTCGACCTGTTGGTCGTCACAAGTGCGGCGACTCTGGTGGAGGCTCGTGACCCCAGAGTGCCCCAGGCCGCGTTCGACCACGCCGTCTCCCTGACCAAGGTACGCCCGATCACAGAGGAGATCGCCCGCGCCGCAAGCAAGTTGCTCGCAGCCGAAGGGTTGCACGGCCACAAGTACGCCATCGATGCGATGCTCGCGGCCACGGCACACCTCGAACGGGGCGACGTCACCGTTGTCACGAGTGACCTGGATGACTTGCGCAGACTGTGCCACCCGCGCGTCGCAGTCGAGCCGATCTGA
- a CDS encoding NAD(P)-dependent alcohol dehydrogenase: MTYTQGGTAAGYHFDRHEDGLDGLVRRGRAIPEPGANQVLIRVRAASLNRRDLMILDGTYAVPAAPGVVPLSDGAGEVVAVGEGVSRAKAGDRVAVTYFRRWIDGPMTLPLVSEQHGANLGGMLTEYQVVDEESVVPIPAHLSFEEAATLPCAGVLAWSALTTGPRPMSAGDNVLVVGAGAVALFGVQLAAALGGRVIAVTSSDEKALRLKELGAAEVVDRRVTPAWESAVLDLTGRRGVELVLEAVGAPTIANSIRSIGFNGQISVAGAFPSGGTTVDTDVFNGRFFSLQRLAAGSRASFEALNGTLAEHRIHPVIDRVFGFDEALDAYRHLRDGAPFGKVVITIP; this comes from the coding sequence ATGACGTACACACAGGGCGGGACCGCGGCCGGCTACCACTTCGACCGCCACGAGGACGGCCTCGACGGGCTGGTCCGCCGGGGGCGCGCGATTCCCGAGCCCGGCGCCAACCAGGTGCTGATCAGGGTCCGCGCGGCCTCGTTGAACCGCCGGGACCTGATGATCCTCGACGGGACCTACGCCGTGCCCGCCGCGCCCGGCGTGGTGCCGCTCAGCGACGGCGCGGGCGAGGTCGTCGCGGTCGGGGAGGGCGTCAGCCGTGCGAAGGCCGGCGACCGGGTGGCCGTCACCTACTTCCGCCGCTGGATCGACGGACCGATGACCCTGCCGCTCGTCAGTGAGCAGCACGGGGCCAACCTCGGCGGGATGCTGACCGAGTACCAGGTGGTGGACGAGGAGTCGGTGGTGCCGATCCCGGCGCACCTCTCCTTCGAGGAGGCCGCGACGCTGCCCTGCGCCGGGGTGCTGGCCTGGTCGGCGCTGACCACCGGGCCGCGGCCGATGTCGGCGGGGGACAACGTGCTCGTGGTGGGCGCCGGGGCGGTGGCGCTGTTCGGCGTCCAGCTCGCCGCGGCGCTGGGCGGCCGGGTCATCGCGGTCACCTCCAGCGACGAGAAGGCCCTGCGGCTGAAGGAGCTCGGTGCCGCGGAGGTGGTGGACCGCCGGGTCACGCCCGCCTGGGAGTCGGCCGTCCTGGACCTCACCGGGCGGCGCGGGGTGGAACTCGTGCTGGAGGCGGTCGGGGCACCCACCATCGCCAACTCCATCAGGTCGATCGGCTTCAACGGCCAGATCTCGGTGGCGGGTGCCTTCCCCTCGGGTGGGACCACGGTCGACACCGATGTCTTCAACGGCCGCTTCTTCTCCCTGCAGCGGCTCGCGGCGGGCAGCAGGGCGAGCTTCGAGGCGCTCAACGGGACGCTGGCGGAGCACCGGATCCACCCGGTGATCGACCGGGTCTTCGGCTTCGACGAGGCCCTGGACGCCTACCGGCACCTGCGGGACGGCGCCCCGTTCGGCAAGGTCGTGATCACGATCCCGTAG
- a CDS encoding ABC transporter permease, with the protein MSTQSDVPPPASAVPDGVIHNIGYRGYQGPRLGRGYATRSLFVQGLRGAFGLGRSARSKVLPMLMLAAITLPAAVVVVVAIKQGSTELPTDYPQYLNGIGLLFAEIFVAAQAPVLLSRDLRYATVPLYFSRPITRADYVRAKGAALVVAMLIVTVLPLLVLYLGALLGGLDLGHNTAHLGMGLLDAALYSVVFSAIGLGVAAATPRRGFGVAAIMGVLVVTGVVATIVAGLSGGLDSTRATSATWAYVIAPGSVVERFVNQVCGLTPDFQGTPGALGTVVFGLEILAIVVGSYLLLLRRYRKI; encoded by the coding sequence ATGAGCACGCAGTCCGACGTCCCGCCGCCCGCCTCCGCCGTCCCCGACGGGGTCATCCACAACATCGGCTACCGGGGCTACCAGGGCCCCCGGTTGGGCCGCGGCTACGCGACCCGCTCGCTCTTCGTCCAGGGCCTGCGCGGCGCCTTCGGCCTGGGCCGCTCGGCCCGCTCCAAGGTGCTGCCGATGCTGATGCTGGCCGCGATCACGCTGCCGGCCGCGGTGGTGGTGGTCGTGGCGATCAAGCAGGGCAGCACGGAGCTGCCCACCGACTACCCGCAGTACCTCAACGGGATCGGCCTGCTCTTCGCGGAGATCTTCGTGGCCGCCCAGGCCCCGGTGCTGCTCTCGCGCGATCTGCGCTACGCGACCGTGCCGCTGTACTTCTCCCGCCCGATCACCCGCGCCGACTACGTGCGGGCCAAGGGCGCCGCGCTGGTGGTGGCGATGCTCATCGTCACCGTGCTGCCGCTGCTGGTGCTCTACCTGGGCGCGCTGCTCGGCGGGCTGGACCTGGGCCACAACACCGCGCACCTCGGCATGGGGCTGCTCGACGCCGCGCTCTACTCGGTGGTCTTCTCGGCCATCGGGCTGGGGGTCGCGGCGGCCACGCCGCGGCGCGGCTTCGGGGTCGCGGCGATCATGGGCGTGCTGGTGGTCACCGGGGTGGTGGCGACGATCGTCGCCGGGCTCTCCGGCGGCCTGGACAGCACCCGGGCGACCAGCGCGACCTGGGCCTACGTGATCGCGCCGGGCTCGGTGGTGGAGCGCTTCGTCAACCAGGTCTGCGGCCTGACGCCCGACTTCCAGGGCACCCCCGGGGCGCTGGGCACGGTGGTCTTCGGGCTGGAGATCCTCGCCATCGTCGTCGGCTCGTACCTGCTGTTGCTGCGCCGCTACCGGAAGATCTGA
- a CDS encoding ABC transporter permease, protein MNLTVARLTVRGLLGRRRAILLLVVPVLLVLLAAVASASSADKHDLAVKILGTLGLGTLVPLLGLVVGTGVISTEIDDGSIVYLLAKPLPRWRIVLTKLAVAVLTTWVFAAVPTLVAGLILDGTADGLALAYTVGTLVAGAAYSALFLLLGVVTRNAVVVGLAYALIWESLVGNFVKGARTLSIQQWGLSVAKAIASPGAITADVALGAAIPLLLVVAVGATAFATVRLAGLTLNADD, encoded by the coding sequence GTGAACCTGACCGTGGCACGGCTGACCGTACGCGGTCTGCTCGGCCGGCGGCGGGCCATCCTGCTGCTGGTCGTCCCGGTGCTGCTGGTGCTGCTCGCCGCGGTGGCGAGCGCCTCCAGCGCCGACAAGCACGACCTGGCCGTCAAGATCCTCGGCACGCTGGGTCTCGGCACCCTGGTCCCGCTGCTCGGGCTGGTGGTGGGCACCGGCGTCATCTCGACCGAGATCGACGACGGCTCGATCGTCTACCTGCTCGCCAAGCCGCTGCCGCGGTGGCGGATCGTCCTCACCAAGCTGGCCGTCGCCGTCCTGACCACCTGGGTCTTCGCCGCCGTCCCCACCCTGGTCGCCGGGCTGATCCTGGACGGCACCGCGGACGGGCTGGCGCTCGCCTACACGGTGGGCACGCTGGTGGCGGGCGCCGCTTACAGCGCGCTCTTCCTGCTGCTCGGCGTCGTCACCCGCAACGCGGTGGTGGTGGGGCTGGCGTACGCGCTGATCTGGGAGAGCCTGGTCGGCAACTTCGTCAAGGGCGCCAGGACGCTGAGCATCCAGCAATGGGGCCTGTCGGTCGCCAAGGCCATCGCCTCACCCGGCGCCATCACCGCCGACGTCGCGCTGGGCGCGGCGATCCCGCTGCTGCTGGTCGTCGCCGTGGGGGCCACCGCTTTCGCCACGGTCCGGCTGGCCGGCCTGACCCTCAACGCGGACGACTGA
- a CDS encoding DUF5615 family PIN-like protein, with the protein MKLLLDENVPLPMARIVRLLLKHHVVEHVAELSGWAGTKDVDLYSRAAADGFQIVVTNDTKQLSRPLEVVAVAESGLHRIEYRQNHKHGGLVGLGAAIAAVCAGLPHALAELEQADGQRLISLNAVDPSQQSRLRIVDPASAPPKFWPADSQG; encoded by the coding sequence TTGAAGCTGCTGCTCGACGAGAATGTGCCGCTTCCCATGGCACGGATCGTGCGGCTGCTCCTGAAGCACCACGTCGTCGAGCATGTAGCCGAACTCAGCGGCTGGGCGGGAACCAAGGATGTCGACCTCTACTCCCGTGCGGCAGCGGACGGCTTTCAGATCGTAGTCACGAATGACACGAAGCAACTGAGCCGTCCACTCGAGGTGGTCGCCGTCGCCGAGTCGGGCCTGCATCGCATCGAGTACCGCCAAAATCACAAGCACGGTGGGTTGGTGGGTCTCGGTGCGGCTATCGCCGCTGTGTGCGCCGGCCTACCCCACGCCTTGGCTGAACTCGAGCAGGCGGACGGCCAGCGTCTGATCTCGCTGAATGCGGTCGACCCGTCCCAACAGAGCCGCTTGCGGATCGTGGATCCTGCAAGCGCCCCGCCCAAGTTCTGGCCCGCCGACTCGCAGGGATAG
- a CDS encoding ABC transporter ATP-binding protein: MAVITIDKVSRWFGNVVAVNDVSMSIGPGVTGLLGPNGAGKSTLIHLMSGFLAPSAGSVTLDGAPIWRNQEVYRAIGLVPERESMYDYLTGWEFVLANAELHGLPDPGAAARRALALVEMEYAQERKTGTYSKGMKQRVKMASALVHDPAVLLLDEPFNGMDPRQRLQLMELLRRFGADGRTVLFSSHILEEVEQLARHIEVVVAGRHAASGDFRRIRRLMTNRPHRYLVRSSDDRRLAAALIADGSTAGIELDWQERALRIQAINFQGFTTLLPKVAKEAGIRLLTVSPADESLESVFSYLVNS; the protein is encoded by the coding sequence ATGGCAGTCATCACCATCGACAAGGTCTCCCGCTGGTTCGGCAACGTGGTCGCCGTCAACGACGTCTCGATGTCGATCGGGCCCGGCGTGACCGGTCTGCTCGGGCCGAACGGCGCGGGCAAGTCCACCCTGATCCACCTGATGAGCGGCTTCCTGGCGCCCTCGGCCGGCAGCGTGACGCTGGACGGCGCGCCGATCTGGCGCAACCAGGAGGTCTACCGGGCGATCGGCCTGGTGCCGGAGCGGGAGTCGATGTACGACTACCTGACCGGCTGGGAGTTCGTGCTCGCCAACGCCGAACTCCACGGCCTGCCCGACCCGGGCGCCGCCGCCCGCCGGGCGCTGGCCCTGGTCGAGATGGAGTACGCCCAGGAGCGGAAGACCGGCACCTACTCCAAGGGCATGAAGCAGCGGGTCAAGATGGCCTCGGCGCTGGTCCACGACCCGGCCGTGCTGCTGCTGGACGAGCCGTTCAACGGCATGGACCCGCGCCAGCGGCTGCAACTGATGGAGCTGCTGCGCCGGTTCGGCGCCGACGGCCGAACGGTGCTCTTCTCCTCGCACATCCTGGAGGAGGTCGAGCAACTGGCCCGGCACATCGAGGTCGTGGTCGCGGGGCGGCACGCCGCCTCCGGTGACTTCCGCCGGATCCGCCGGCTGATGACGAACCGCCCGCACCGCTACCTGGTCCGCTCCAGCGACGACCGGCGGCTGGCGGCCGCGCTGATCGCCGACGGCTCCACGGCCGGCATCGAACTGGACTGGCAGGAGCGGGCGCTGCGGATCCAGGCGATCAACTTCCAGGGCTTCACCACCCTGCTGCCCAAGGTGGCCAAGGAGGCCGGCATCCGGCTCCTGACGGTCTCCCCGGCGGACGAGTCGCTGGAGAGCGTCTTCTCCTACCTGGTCAACTCCTGA
- a CDS encoding LLM class flavin-dependent oxidoreductase: MRLSTVILPIHRWSEGQKIWRRAEELGFHAAYTYDHLSWRSFRDEPWFGAVPTLTAAATATERIRLGTLVTSPNFRHPVTLAKELVSLDDVSGGRLTVGIGAGGVGFDATAMGQEPWSPKERADRFGEFLPLLDKLLGQDATSEEGRYYSAVEARNIPGCVQRPRVPFYVAATGPRGLRLAAEYGQGWVTYGDPKGPADVPVEQAPGVIAKQIEKLTAACEARGRDVAELEKLLLQGSTAEKPLQSLDAFVDWAGRYQELGITELVIHWPVPDSIFENDLDVFERIATEGLAQLG; the protein is encoded by the coding sequence ATGCGCTTGAGTACCGTGATCCTTCCCATCCACCGGTGGAGTGAGGGGCAGAAGATCTGGCGGCGGGCCGAGGAGCTCGGGTTCCACGCCGCGTACACCTACGACCACCTCTCCTGGCGGAGCTTCCGTGACGAGCCCTGGTTCGGCGCGGTCCCGACGCTGACCGCCGCCGCGACGGCGACCGAGCGGATCCGGCTGGGCACCCTCGTGACCTCGCCGAACTTTCGTCACCCCGTGACGTTGGCCAAGGAGCTGGTCAGCCTGGACGATGTCTCGGGCGGGCGGCTGACGGTCGGGATCGGGGCCGGCGGGGTCGGGTTCGATGCGACGGCGATGGGCCAGGAGCCGTGGTCGCCCAAGGAGCGGGCGGACCGGTTCGGCGAGTTCCTGCCGCTGCTGGACAAGCTGCTCGGCCAGGACGCCACCTCCGAGGAGGGCCGCTACTACTCGGCGGTCGAGGCGCGTAACATCCCCGGCTGCGTGCAGCGGCCGCGGGTGCCGTTCTACGTGGCGGCGACCGGGCCGCGCGGGCTGCGGCTCGCGGCGGAGTACGGGCAGGGCTGGGTGACGTACGGCGATCCGAAGGGCCCGGCGGACGTGCCGGTGGAGCAGGCGCCCGGGGTGATCGCGAAGCAGATCGAGAAGCTGACGGCGGCCTGCGAGGCGCGCGGGCGGGACGTGGCGGAGCTGGAGAAGCTACTGCTCCAGGGCTCGACCGCGGAGAAGCCGCTGCAGTCTCTCGACGCCTTCGTCGACTGGGCCGGCCGGTACCAGGAGCTGGGCATCACCGAGCTGGTGATCCACTGGCCGGTCCCGGACTCGATCTTCGAGAACGACCTCGACGTGTTCGAGCGGATCGCCACCGAGGGCCTGGCTCAACTTGGCTGA
- a CDS encoding DNA-binding protein codes for MSDRFETVVLDSQGLSAWIAQDRGVLAMLQVFHSMAADLVVCANTIVEVTHARANMPRLSWTLSRVKVESVTEQAAKASAELLKQAGLHGHKYAIDATVAEMALRQPGPVAMLTSDVDDMAELCGSRVRLIAV; via the coding sequence GTGAGTGACCGCTTCGAGACGGTGGTGCTGGACTCACAGGGCCTGTCCGCATGGATCGCCCAGGACCGAGGCGTTCTCGCGATGCTTCAGGTCTTCCACTCGATGGCAGCTGATCTGGTGGTCTGCGCCAACACCATCGTGGAGGTCACGCACGCGCGTGCGAACATGCCGCGTTTGAGCTGGACGCTCTCGCGGGTCAAGGTCGAGTCGGTCACCGAGCAGGCTGCCAAGGCATCGGCGGAGCTGCTCAAGCAAGCCGGGCTGCACGGCCACAAGTACGCGATCGACGCGACCGTCGCCGAGATGGCACTTCGTCAGCCGGGGCCCGTGGCGATGCTGACTTCGGATGTCGACGACATGGCCGAACTCTGCGGCAGCCGCGTCCGGCTCATCGCGGTCTGA
- a CDS encoding LLM class flavin-dependent oxidoreductase, which yields MRLSTVILPIHRWSEGQKIWRRAEELGFHAAYTYDHLSWRSFRDEPWFGAVPTLTAAATATERIRLGTLVTSVNPVSPIAA from the coding sequence ATGCGACTGAGCACGGTGATCCTCCCCATCCACCGGTGGAGCGAGGGCCAGAAGATCTGGCGGCGGGCCGAGGAGCTCGGGTTCCACGCCGCGTACACCTACGACCACCTCTCCTGGCGGAGCTTCCGCGACGAGCCCTGGTTCGGTGCGGTCCCCACCCTGACCGCCGCCGCGACGGCGACCGAGCGGATCCGGCTGGGCACCCTGGTCACCTCGGTCAATCCCGTTTCACCTATCGCAGCCTGA
- a CDS encoding type II toxin-antitoxin system CcdA family antitoxin — MSATTRITVTLPTEQVAELKKLTDNISGYVAEAVARQIRHQLLGDDLRRHQEEHGTFTDKELSEAHARVFGSAESKGAASAA; from the coding sequence ATGTCCGCTACGACCCGCATCACGGTCACCCTCCCGACCGAGCAGGTGGCCGAGCTCAAGAAGCTCACCGACAACATCTCCGGCTACGTGGCCGAGGCGGTCGCTCGTCAGATCCGGCATCAACTGCTCGGTGACGACCTGCGCCGGCACCAGGAGGAGCACGGCACGTTCACCGATAAGGAGCTGTCCGAAGCCCACGCCAGGGTTTTCGGCTCCGCGGAGTCCAAGGGTGCGGCGAGCGCCGCGTGA